The following coding sequences are from one Lolium rigidum isolate FL_2022 chromosome 6, APGP_CSIRO_Lrig_0.1, whole genome shotgun sequence window:
- the LOC124659943 gene encoding protein STRICTOSIDINE SYNTHASE-LIKE 10-like yields the protein MRRRGGFSSTWLLLLVGFLAVSLAPSCAAAEIKTRPTEWSFRLLLPSGVTGAESLAFDARGQGPYTGVSDGRVLRWGGSAVGWTTFAHHASYRKLAMCTVPVAPSEQTESLCGRPLGLAFHRKSGYLYIADAYKGLMRVGADGGEAEELATGAGGVPFNFVNGIDVDQATGDVYFTDSSVNYPRRFNTEIMMNADATGRLLKYDAKTKQVTVLKDGLPYPNGVAVSYNGIYVVVAHTVPCQAHKYYLQGTKAGRYELLADLPGYPDNVRRDGKGGYWVALNQEKGRPNATTAPVKHLVGVRLDGNGVEVEELTAAKGVTLSEVTERNGTLWLGSVELDYIGIVS from the exons ATGAGGCGCCGCGGCGGCTTCTCGAGCACGTGGCTCCTCCTTCTCGTCGGCTTCCTCGCCGTCTCCCTCGCTCCGTCGTGTGCAGCGGCGGAGATCAAGACCCGCCCCACGGAGTggagcttccgcctcctccttcccAGCGGCGTGACCGGCGCCGAGAGTCTGGCCTTCGACGCGCGTGGCCAGGGGCCCTACACCGGCGTCTCCGACGGCCGGGTCCTCAGGTGGGGCGGCAGCGCCGTCGGCTGGACCACCTTCGCGCACCACGCCAGCTACCGGAAGCTCGCCATGTGCACCGTGCCCGTGGCGCCGTCGGAGCAGACGGAGAGCTTGTGCGGGCGCCCGCTCGGGCTCGCCTTCCACCGCAAGTCCGGCTACCTCTACATTGCCGACGCCTACAAGGGGCTCATGAGGgtcggcgccgacggcggcgaggcCGAGGAGCTCGCCACGGGAGCCGGCGGCGTTCCCTTCAACTTTGTCAACGGCATCGACGTCGATCAGGCTACCGGCGACGTTTACTTCACCGACAGCAGCGTCAATTACCCGCGAAG GTTCAATACCGAGATCATGATGAACGCGGACGCCACAGGGAGGCTGCTGAAGTACGACGCGAAGACGAAGCAGGTCACCGTTCTAAAGGACGGACTGCCATACCCTAACGGGGTGGCGGTGAGCTACAACGGGATATACGTTGTCGTGGCGCACACCGTGCCGTGCCAGGCACATAAGTACTATCTGCAAGGAACAAAGGCCGGCCGCTACGAACTACTCGCCGATCTACCGGGCTACCCGGATAATGTGAGGCGTGACGGTAAGGGTGGCTACTGGGTGGCTCTGAACCAGGAGAAGGGGCGCCCCAACGCGACCACGGCTCCGGTGAAGCATTTGGTCGGAGTCCGCCTTGACGGCAATggcgtggaggtggaggagctcaccgcggCCAAGGGCGTCACGCTGAGCGAGGTGACTGAGAGGAACGGGACGCTGTGGCTGGGCTCAGTCGAGCTTGACTACATAGGAATAGTTTCATGA